A genomic region of Maniola hyperantus chromosome 5, iAphHyp1.2, whole genome shotgun sequence contains the following coding sequences:
- the LOC117982513 gene encoding cuticle protein 19.8-like — translation MFSKIVVFGAFLAAANAGLLHGLGHAVSSQSIIRHDEGHYAAPHAAPVLAYAGPVGHYGGHHEYAHPKYDFAYSVADPHTGDHKSQHESRDGDAVHGYYSLLQPDGSVRKVEYTADDHNGFNAVVHNSAPFVHPAPAPAYYHYINTHQSEMKSVSNNIKMLSKIVAFGALLTTANAVYYPAPAVSSQTILRHDDGLALGHIAAPAHYAVPLVQAAPLAHYAAPALYGGYDVHGDGHDEYAYPKYDFAYSVDDPHTGDHKAQHESRDGDTVHGFYSLLQPDGSIRKVEYSADDHSGFNAVVHNSAPSIHPQPIYDAHY, via the exons ATGTTCAGCAAA atcgtAGTTTTCGGAGCCTTCCTCGCGGCAGCCAACGCCGGTCTCCTACACGGACTTGGCCACGCTGTCTCCTCCCAAAGCATCATTCGTCACGATGAGGGTCACTATGCAGCTCCCCATGCTGCCCCAGTACTAGCCTATGCTGGCCCAGTTGGTCACTACGGTGGTCATCACGAATAC GCCCACCCCAAATACGACTTCGCGTACTCAGTAGCCGACCCCCATACCGGCGACCACAAGTCCCAGCACGAGAGCCGCGACGGAGACGCCGTGCACGGCTACTACTCGCTGCTGCAGCCTGACGGCTCCGTGCGCAAGGTCGAATACACCGCCGATGACCACAATGG TTTTAACGCTGTCGTACACAACTCCGCTCCATTTGTGCATCCTGCGCCCGCCCCGGCCTACTATCATTA CATCAATACTCATCAATCAGAGATGAAAAGTGTATCAAACAACATCAAAATGTTAAGCAAA ATCGTAGCATTTGGAGCTCTTCTCACAACGGCTAACGCTGTCTATTACCCAGCTCCTGCGGTGTCGTCACAAACTATACTTCGCCACGACGACGGTCTGGCGCTAGGACACATCGCTGCGCCTGCACACTACGCCGTTCCTCTAGTACAGGCTGCTCCTCTGGCACATTACGCCGCCCCAGCTCTATACGGTGGTTATGATGTTCATGGTGACGGTCATGATGAATAT GCTTACCCCAAATACGACTTCGCGTACTCAGTAGACGACCCCCACACCGGCGACCACAAAGCACAGCATGAGAGCCGCGATGGAGACACTGTCCATGGATTCTACTCGCTGCTCCAACCCGACGGCTCCATCAGAAAAGTCGAATATTCTGCTGATGATCACAGcgg atTTAATGCAGTGGTCCACAATTCGGCGCCTTCAATTCACCCGCAACCGATCTACGATGCCCACTACTAA
- the LOC117982326 gene encoding cuticle protein 8-like isoform X1, protein MLAKIVAFGAMLVAVANAGLLGHAVSSQSIVRHDEGRIGASLAYAAPLAHAAPLAYAPVVYAPAAHYAGHDNYAYPKYDFAYSVADPHTGDHKSQHESRDGDAVHGYYSLLQPDGSVRKVEYTADDHNGFNAIVHNSAPSVHPQGYYSHY, encoded by the exons ATGCTCGCCAAA ATCGTAGCTTTCGGTGCCATGTTGGTGGCCGTAGCCAACGCTGGTCTCCTCGGACACGCTGTCTCTTCTCAAAGCATAGTGCGTCACGACGAGGGCCGTATTGGCGCTTCCTTGGCCTATGCCGCTCCTTTGGCTCATGCTGCACCTTTGGCTTACGCTCCTGTTGTCTACGCTCCCGCTGCTCACTATGCTGGACACGACAATTAC gctTACCCCAAATACGACTTCGCGTACTCAGTAGCCGACCCCCACACCGGCGACCACAAGTCCCAGCACGAGAGCCGCGACGGAGACGCCGTGCACGGCTACTACTCGCTGCTGCAGCCTGACGGCTCCGTGCGCAAGGTCGAATACACCGCCGATGACCACAACGG ATTCAACGCCATCGTACACAACTCAGCTCCGTCAGTACATCCCCAGGGTTACTACTCTCACTACTAA
- the LOC117982326 gene encoding cuticle protein 8-like isoform X2, protein MLVAVANAGLLGHAVSSQSIVRHDEGRIGASLAYAAPLAHAAPLAYAPVVYAPAAHYAGHDNYAYPKYDFAYSVADPHTGDHKSQHESRDGDAVHGYYSLLQPDGSVRKVEYTADDHNGFNAIVHNSAPSVHPQGYYSHY, encoded by the exons ATGTTGGTGGCCGTAGCCAACGCTGGTCTCCTCGGACACGCTGTCTCTTCTCAAAGCATAGTGCGTCACGACGAGGGCCGTATTGGCGCTTCCTTGGCCTATGCCGCTCCTTTGGCTCATGCTGCACCTTTGGCTTACGCTCCTGTTGTCTACGCTCCCGCTGCTCACTATGCTGGACACGACAATTAC gctTACCCCAAATACGACTTCGCGTACTCAGTAGCCGACCCCCACACCGGCGACCACAAGTCCCAGCACGAGAGCCGCGACGGAGACGCCGTGCACGGCTACTACTCGCTGCTGCAGCCTGACGGCTCCGTGCGCAAGGTCGAATACACCGCCGATGACCACAACGG ATTCAACGCCATCGTACACAACTCAGCTCCGTCAGTACATCCCCAGGGTTACTACTCTCACTACTAA
- the LOC117982514 gene encoding adult-specific cuticular protein ACP-22-like, with amino-acid sequence MSVTEYNPNTKMFSKVLILAAALAVAHTGNLGLGIGSQLNGLNHGSLHGAAPLLGGLGHGAALGGLGHGASLGGLGHGASLAHGGLASADPWASPLGYNGALGQAGALGGYGGGLAHGASLGHASALGYGSPLASAALSRPRGPLVHATSTANVHSLSIASPHGGIGGYAGNYAGGHGGHLGGGYASPLAGGIAGGIAGPLAGGIAGHLGGGLAGHLRGGIAGPLAGGYAGALGGGYASPLAGGYAGHHAGGYAGPYAGGYAGGYAGQYGASKDTYSYPQYKYAYSVSDPHTGDNKAQHESRDGDVVKGEYSLVQPDGTYRKVSYHADDHNGFNAVVHNSGPNHHVYTAQHHH; translated from the exons ATGTCAGTCACAGAGTACAATCCAAATACCAAAATGTTCTCCAAA GTTCTCATCTTAGCTGCAGCTTTGGCAGTAGCTCACACCGGAAACTTAGGTCTTGGAATCGGATCTCAACTTAACGGTTTAAATCATGGATCACTGCACGGCGCGGCTCCTCTTCTCGGTGGATTAGGGCACGGAGCTGCTTTGGGTGGATTAGGTCATGGAGCTTCATTGGGTGGATTAGGTCATGGTGCATCCCTAGCGCATGGTGGACTTGCAAGTGCTGATCCTTGGGCGTCTCCACTTGGCTACAACGGTGCTCTTGGACAGGCTGGTGCTCTCGGCGGGTACGGCGGCGGCCTAGCTCACGGTGCATCTCTCGGCCATGCATCAGCTCTTGGCTACGGTTCTCCCTTGGCTAGTGCAGCCTTGTCTCGGCCACGTGGTCCTCTTGTCCATGCCACATCCACCGCTAACGTTCATTCCTTATCTATCGCCTCTCCTCACGGTGGTATTGGAGGTTATGCTGGCAACTACGCAGGAGGGCATGGTGGTCATCTTGGAGGAGGCTACGCCAGTCCCCTCGCCGGAGGCATCGCCGGAGGCATCGCTGGTCCCCTCGCAGGAGGCATCGCTGGTCACCTCGGAGGAGGCCTCGCTGGTCACCTCAGAGGAGGCATCGCTGGACCTCTCGCAGGAGGATACGCTGGTGCACTAGGAGGAGGCTACGCAAGTCCTCTTGCCGGAGGCTATGCCGGCCATCATGCAGGAGGTTACGCCGGTCCCTACGCTGGCGGATATGCCGGTGGTTATGCTGGTCAATACGGAGCTTCCAAAGATACCTAC TCCTACCCCCAGTACAAATACGCTTACTCCGTGTCGGATCCCCACACCGGTGACAACAAGGCCCAGCATGAGAGCCGCGACGGCGATGTTGTCAAAGGCGAATACTCCCTTGTGCAGCCCGATGGCACTTACAGGAAGGTTTCCTACCACGCTGACGACCACAATgg TTTCAACGCAGTGGTACACAACTCCGGACCGAACCATCACGTCTACACTGCTCAACACCACCATTAA